Within the Miscanthus floridulus cultivar M001 chromosome 17, ASM1932011v1, whole genome shotgun sequence genome, the region GCATCCTTTTATCTTTGTGTTGGATGGGAATTCCATGACGATTCTAGTAGTGACACTTCAGAAAATATTGTCTCTCAACTGTTTTTTATATCCTTAACCTAGTATTTTTGCATGTGGGTTGTTTGGTGCTCCCATTACGTAAAAGGGTTGGGTAAGAGCCTTAAGGTTTAGAACTTCGGCTGAAAAACTAATGTAGTTTGGTTGCTATTTGTAACAGAATCCAGATGATCCATATGGGaagcaaaggaaaaacaaagtcttgAATATTGCTGGAAAGATAAGATATCATATCATGCAATAGAGTCTTTGGAGACCATGGTTGACTCTTCACCGACAATATTAGGGTCAAGCTCTAAAATCTTAATGGGTCACAGAAAACTTCAGCAAAGTATTCAACATAGGTCTTATGTCGATCAACTTTCCTCAGCAGATCAAACTTTTGGATGAAATATAATCCACTCTCACTTATACAATAGATAAACTCGCAAAAGTACTTCATGAGTAATATACCACTAACTTTGACCAGAAAAAAATGTGGTACAGAGATCCATTGGTTCAAATAATAAATATATGATATTAACTTTGAGACCCAAAATCAAATTTCTTTACCTTCAAACAGGACTCGAGCTTGAGCTGAAGCTCTTCTGCATTTTAGTAAGTCAACTAGTGGATCATCAAAATGATCTGGGCACTTATCAACATACAATGTGCGAAGAAGCCTTGCTTTAGAGAGAATAAGCTTCATAAAAGAAATTTCATTTGGAAGCCATTTAATCTGAATTATCTGCACAACTTGAAGATTGGCACACATGCCATCAGTCCACAGAGAATTTAGGAACTCCCAATTCACATCGATACTCTGATGATCATCGTCATAAatcttcaccccccccccccccccccccccccccccccccccccccccaaaaaaaaaaaaatcagctgTAAACAATAAGATTACTTTTGAACAGTGTAAAGAATGGTATCCAAAAGGCAACATCCAACATTACCTCTATTTCTAACTTTTCAAGGTTGTGACAACTCCTTAGCAAGGTGAACATGAACAAAATGTGTTGCATTTGAGTAAAGTCCAGATATAGTTTCAAGTTCTTCAAGTTATAAAAGGTAAATGGAAGTGTATATGGCATCTCAACATCGTCGACCtgtgacaaaaaaaaaacatatgagAGCATTGAAACTGGATACGGCATCTCAAAAGTACCAACGTGTGACAAAAAGAAAGAGATTATATAAAAAGATTGAAACAGGATGCTGAGTCTAGAAATATGGATGAGATTCTGCGTTATTTTGAAAAAAAGGATCCTAGGCACATGGAGGCAGAGCAGAAATGATAAGATCGTTTCCTTTATCAGTGTGTGCCGTTTCAAGTTATTTAATTAGTCTAGGCGACCATGGTTATTATTCATCATCTATGTAATCAGCTCGAGCTAAGTACTACTGTACTAGTTTCAACCTCGATTTATGCCAAAGCACAGAAAAAGGAGAAAGAGGTGAAAACAATGTACCGGCGAGACGAGCGTAAGATTTCGAACTTGGGCAAACCGAGCAAGGAAATCTCCGAAATCATGTCCATACTGTGGGTAGAATGTCACTTGAATGTTGGCATCTTCGAGGCATGGCAGCTCGCCAATTCGCCAGTCGTCATCATGTGAATAGATTGTTAGGCTACGGAGATTAGGCGCCTCAATCACTGAGTGTGGGCAGCCAAGAGGGATGAACACATTAGACATATACAGGGCATCAAGCAAGGGTGACCGACGAATGATAGCCTCCAATTGATTCTCCCCATGGGCTAGGAAGTGAACAAACTTAAGGTCTAGCTCCTGGAGCGCGGGGAAGCCGGCGAATCCTATGGGGAGGGATGGAATGTTGCTGCGTTGCAGCCGCAGGGATACGAGATCAGCGAAGGAGAAGGTGGAGGAGTGGAGGTTGAAGTAGTAGACTGATCTGAGTCGGCAACGCATGTGGATGGACTCGACGCGGCAGCGGGAGAGCGCGAGGAGCCAGTCGTCGACGCGGCCGGCAGACGCGTCGTCGACGTAGATGTGGAAGAGGGAGACGCGGGGGCCGATGTAGCGGAGGAGGACGCTGTCGACGGCCGAGGGGTGCGTGCCGAGGGGGAAGGAGAAGGAGAGCACCGAGAGCGACTTCCAGAGGTCCCGCCAGGCGTGGGAGAGCGCGGAGGTGCGCACGGCGTCCCGGAGGTCGAGGCGGACTAGGATTTCGTCCTGCAGCACCACGGTCGTCCGCCGCCGAAGCCTGCTTCGGCTCCATCATGGCTGCAGTCCCAGACTCTTCGCCTCACCGCGAGGCAGCGACTCCTGGCAGAGGCGGCCGCCGGCGACGGCTCCCTTGCCTCCAACGATCTAGCCTGCTAATGGCCCATTTCTCTGTGCGCGGAAATATACGCAGCTGGAGGCCCGCGACCGGCCCATTCTACCATGTACCATCACGCCGGCCCTCTACAGCTGTATCGGATTTGGCCTACTTCTTCCGAACAATCTCAACGCTTCCGCTCTTGAATCCGCTAACAAGAATTCCGAAGTCAACGAGCATTTTCTGGTGATTAGTCTAGCTCGCTCCTCACAGAATCTcctctccgcctcctcctcccttATCCGAAGCCTCTAGTCTCCCTCCCGATTCCACCTCTAAAGCTCCGATCCATGGCGTCTCACGATCACCACCACTCCCATTCCCACGACGACGACCAGCACCATTCCCACGGGTGCGCGCGCGTGTGCCATCACTCTGAGTGATCAACCTATGGTGCTATCTGTATTTTTTACTAGATCCAAACTTAGGCCATTCGTATTGTTATGGATATATCCGTATCAACCTAGCTATGGTGTGTGTTTTTACTGGATCCAAACTGAATTTAGGTCATTCCTATTATCATGGAAATATCCGTGTAAACCTACGTATCCatctaaatattgcaaagtaATAGCTTCTACTGGGTTGTGTTGCCTCTCTGCCTGTCTCATGTTTGATATTGCCATATTGGACATTACAATATGCTCCTTTCAAGTTCTTGCATAAAAGAAATTTTTGCAGTCATGTGAGGAAGAACGGCCGCACGGAGGCTGGGTCGAGGGCATAGTTTTTACTAGGTTTTGACAGGTGAAAATTAGGGACATATTTTAAAAAGTAGTTTTTAGAAAGTCTAATTCAACTCCCCCTCTTGGGCGTCACATTCCCTTCATCGCCAATGCCAATACCAAATTTAGCACTAACACTAAGGCCAACCACCAAGACTAACACCAGCACTTCCGTCAGCACCAACACGTATCTAGGACAAAACCAGAAACAAAGATTACAAAGGGACGAAGAAAAAGTGTGGAGGCAAGGGAGGGGAGAGGAGATGGAtaatgtcgacgaaatatggtcggcaatctacctaggggtatgcccaaggtagtagattatcggcagacagatgcgcaagctacgaacgaattggtgacgcaagacagacacggagttttatctaggttcggccaccgtgaaggcgtaatacctacgtcctacgtctgattgtattgttgtatgtcaatgagatctgatagatcctattcgctaggggacccctacctctccttatatactctggaggaggtagggttacaagtaaagtagcctatttggtactatacaatattttgcggtgcacgccgagcagcgtcgtgcacgccttaattttgtgggctgggccacctccgatggtgcggcccatgtattgggggccatacccccacagctagtccccgagcctgacagtaggtgacgtagtcacgtggtgccagggtcataaagtagaagaccagccgagcaggcagccagtctccaagcatagcctcgagatgagaacaagcacattcaccgtaaggtaaagtgtgcccacttagtccccgagcctgctggaagatgaagaatgaatcttatagcagggtcaaagaaaaagaagtctgaaagcttaccgACGTCGTCCGACATGTGCGtttcaagaccccagacgtgctgcccaagatcagcaccctgatccaaacagcatggagtagcttgatagcacaccgacgagacgcaacaagatccgagcaccgaggagtccccggcgtagccggCGATGTCCGACCAACCAGTGAGTTTCCAATgccgctagcgatgaccgagcaccgaggagcgaggggtccccggcgtcgctggcgatgaccgagcaccgaggagcgaggagtccccggcgtcgctggcgatgaccaagcaccgaggagcgaggagtcctcgacgtcgctggcgatgaccgagcactgaggagcgagtccccggcgtcgctggtgatgaccgagcaccgaggagcgaggagtccccggcgtcgctggcgataaccgagcaccgaggagcaaggagtccccggcgtcgctggcgatgaccgagcaccgaggagcgaggagtccccggcgtcgctggcgatgaccgagcaccgaggagcaagaagtccccggcgtcgctggcgatgatcgagcaccgaggagcgtggagtccccggcgtcgctggcgatgtccgagcaccgaggagcgaggagttcccagcgtcgctggcgatgaccgagcaccgaggagcgtggagtccccggcgtcgctggtgatgttcgagcaccgaggagcgaggagttcccgacgtcgctggcgatgaccaagcaccgaggagcgtggagtccccggcatcgctggcgatgtccgagcaccgaggagcgaggagttctcggcgttgctggcgatgaccgagcaccgaggagcgtggagtccccgacgtcgctagcgatgtccgagcaccgaggagcgaggagttcccagcgtcgctggcgatgaccgagcaccgaggagcgtggagtcccgggcgtcactggtgatgtccgagcaccgaggagcgaggagtccccggtgtcgctggccatgaccgagcaccgaggagcgaggagtccccggcatcattggcgatgtccgagtaccgaggagcatggagtccctggcgtcactggcgatgaccgagcaccgaggagtccccgacgtaggtggcgatgaccgagcaccgaggagcgaaagagtcctcggtgtcgttggcgatgaccgagcgctgaggagcgaggagtcctcggcatcgctggcgatgaccgagtgtcaacgaaatatggtcagcagtctacctaggactaccatttgcccgctcgacttgtccattagctctagggtgcaccaccaagacatattttactactatgctcctttcatcgtagaagtgccaaaagcgttcccggtgaactgagtacccagatcggtgatgatgctgttgggtatgtcgaagcggtggatgacctggtcgatgaacgtgacagccttttctgaagatgcctgtaccagaggcatgtactctatccacttggaaaatttgtcgatcagcataaagacgcatgtaaatttcctaggagctggtttgaagggcctgatcatatccagtccccagcatgcgaagggccaagaggctggtattatctaaatctcgtgtgctggtacgtggattctcttggtgaagaactgacaaccttcacaagggtggactagcttctctgcatcggctacggctgacgaccaatagaaccctgctcggaaagccttgccaactagtgttctcgaggccgcgtggttgccataggagccagagtggatttggtccaggagacattcaccatcctcctgggttatacacttcatcaagatttcttccttcgcgttcttgcgccacaatttgccattgacgagcagatactgcttgctGCGACGCATCaagcgttcgttttctgtccgatcagtgtaaccgctaccatctgtcaggtacttgatgaaaggtactctccagtcagggtTGGAGGTTGTTTGGTTTTGTTaaacgccggaaccgtagccaccaatagctggcctagaggcttgtcgaccgcaggatcttcttctttgatggaaggcgtgagcaggtcttgaacaaatacgccatgtgggactttggcttgggatgatcctaactttgacagcgcatccgctgcttgatttttgtcctagaccacatgtgtgtactcgatgccatagaacttgccttctagctttctgatcgctttgtagtatgcatccatcttttcgttgGTCGTAttctagtccttgttgagttggttgatgactagagctgagtctccatagacatagagacgtttgacactaaGCTCGACCGCGATGCGTAGACCATGTAAGCATGCTTCGTAATcgacggcgttattagacgccagGAAATAAATCATGAGGACgtatcagagctgctccttggatggtgacacaaacaggactcctgctcctacgccatcaatgttgagagagccgtcgaagtacatcttccaatactcggtgggcccctgagaggcaggtgtgcttaagtctgtccactcgacgatgaaatcgacaagtgtctgagacttgattgtagtacggctggcaaactccaaggagaaagggcatagctccattgcctatttgacgatgcgcccgttcacatccttgttgtgaataatgtcccccagagggtactcggtcatgaccaccacacgatatccgttgaAGTAGTGTTTTAACTTTCAGGATgtaatcagtatggcgtagatcagtttatgaatctgtgggtacctagtcttggattcattgagtacctcactaatgaaatagattggtcactgtaccttatAGATGTGACCgggctcgtcacgctcgaccaccatggcagtagagaccacccgattagttgccgcaatgtaaagcaggagggtttcgtcttctctaggagcagtgaggatcgaaggtgatgtaaggaattgcttTAGCTGTGTAAAAGCagcgtctgcc harbors:
- the LOC136516134 gene encoding F-box/FBD/LRR-repeat protein At1g13570-like, producing the protein MANGNGDRLRRRTTVVLQDEILVRLDLRDAVRTSALSHAWRDLWKSLSVLSFSFPLGTHPSAVDSVLLRYIGPRVSLFHIYVDDASAGRVDDWLLALSRCRVESIHMRCRLRSVYYFNLHSSTFSFADLVSLRLQRSNIPSLPIGFAGFPALQELDLKFVHFLAHGENQLEAIIRRSPLLDALYMSNVFIPLGCPHSVIEAPNLRSLTIYSHDDDWRIGELPCLEDANIQVTFYPQYGHDFGDFLARFAQVRNLTLVSPVDDVEMPYTLPFTFYNLKNLKLYLDFTQMQHILFMFTLLRSCHNLEKLEIEIYDDDHQSIDVNWEFLNSLWTDGMCANLQVVQIIQIKWLPNEISFMKLILSKARLLRTLYVDKCPDHFDDPLVDLLKCRRASAQARVLFEGNKIWKHEKDGKTTELFVYSLYRFFQLSS